The Collimonas fungivorans Ter331 genome has a segment encoding these proteins:
- a CDS encoding 2-phosphosulfolactate phosphatase, with protein MNRSNLRWIIAALVLGAGGIYAVFSVDDSIAKTGTQVAVTAGERGGLPSGAAQAAASALSAKAQDAVSINPFGK; from the coding sequence ATGAACAGATCGAATCTCAGATGGATTATCGCCGCCCTTGTATTGGGCGCCGGCGGCATCTATGCGGTTTTTTCGGTAGACGATTCGATAGCGAAAACCGGGACCCAGGTTGCGGTGACAGCCGGGGAGCGGGGCGGATTACCGTCCGGCGCCGCGCAGGCCGCTGCATCAGCCTTGTCGGCCAAAGCGCAAGACGCCGTGAGCATCAATCCATTTGGAAAATAG
- a CDS encoding S53 family peptidase: protein MKSEISAKALAANFAIPQASALSLALSLVFASLSVHAAVADNSAWVTTKTQAFLPQVQANQKSVAADASVVTPAATAVQLAQGEPVHVTLSLNLRNEAKLDKFLQDLHTPGTASYGKFLTPAQFAAEYAPTEKDVAKVVAHLSKSGFVNIQVAPNRHLVTADGTAATVQTGFRTALKRFQQDGRKVFANTDAAQVPAALSGIVDSVLGLQNVAIAQTHHRWVQTPEAGVSAQAKVTVNATPVATAHSPVQFPAIYSVGTTPTASNTVVGIISAGDLSPTITDLKTFTTAKGLATVNTLVVKTGAAGADYSDTSGQVEWNLDSQTITGTSGGVKQLIFYASPDMSFSGITAAYNRAVTDNVAKVINVSLGGCESDTHSDGTQAADDNVFKQAVAQGQTFSISTGDAGTYNCQTSSISGAPGVPKNKSTYDVSEPAASPYVIAVGGTTLYTNSGAYSSETVWNEGLSAIGTYDDAGDYDSTKRLWATGGGYSKYEAAPSYQSGVIAAGKTTRGLPDIAFDAASASGATIYYNSQTGTVGGTSLAAPIFAGVWARLQSANNNALGFPAASFYKYFPVAANASLLHDVTSGTNGASSSYGYKAAAGWDATTGFGSLNIGNLNTFVKNTSDFAR from the coding sequence ATGAAATCGGAAATATCAGCGAAAGCACTAGCAGCAAATTTTGCGATTCCCCAGGCTTCGGCGTTGTCATTGGCGTTGTCCCTGGTGTTTGCATCATTGTCTGTCCACGCAGCCGTGGCGGACAACAGCGCTTGGGTCACCACCAAGACCCAAGCGTTCTTGCCGCAAGTCCAAGCGAATCAAAAGAGCGTGGCAGCCGATGCCAGCGTGGTAACCCCCGCCGCAACCGCCGTGCAGCTGGCGCAAGGCGAACCGGTCCATGTGACGCTCAGTCTGAACCTGCGCAATGAAGCCAAGCTCGACAAGTTCCTGCAGGATCTGCATACACCTGGCACTGCTTCCTACGGCAAGTTTCTGACACCGGCGCAATTCGCCGCAGAATATGCGCCTACGGAAAAAGATGTGGCGAAAGTGGTTGCCCATCTGAGCAAGTCCGGTTTTGTCAACATCCAGGTCGCGCCGAACCGCCATCTGGTGACAGCCGACGGCACCGCCGCCACTGTACAAACCGGCTTCCGCACAGCGCTGAAACGCTTCCAGCAGGACGGCCGCAAAGTGTTCGCCAATACCGATGCAGCACAAGTGCCTGCCGCACTGAGCGGCATCGTCGATTCGGTGCTGGGTTTGCAAAACGTTGCGATCGCCCAGACCCACCATCGCTGGGTGCAGACGCCTGAAGCCGGCGTGAGCGCACAAGCTAAAGTCACGGTCAATGCAACGCCGGTGGCGACAGCGCACAGCCCTGTGCAGTTCCCTGCGATCTATAGCGTCGGCACCACGCCGACTGCTTCGAACACCGTAGTCGGCATCATCTCGGCAGGCGATCTCAGCCCGACGATTACCGACCTGAAAACCTTCACTACAGCCAAGGGCCTGGCCACCGTCAATACTCTGGTGGTGAAAACCGGCGCTGCCGGCGCCGACTATAGCGATACCTCCGGCCAAGTCGAATGGAACCTGGACAGCCAGACCATCACCGGCACTTCCGGCGGCGTCAAGCAACTGATTTTCTACGCATCGCCTGACATGAGTTTCAGCGGCATCACCGCAGCCTACAACCGTGCGGTGACTGACAACGTGGCCAAGGTCATCAACGTTTCGCTCGGCGGCTGCGAATCGGATACCCATAGCGACGGCACGCAGGCAGCCGACGACAACGTGTTCAAGCAAGCAGTTGCGCAAGGCCAGACATTCTCCATTTCAACCGGAGATGCAGGTACTTACAACTGCCAGACCAGTTCGATTTCCGGCGCGCCTGGCGTACCGAAAAACAAATCGACCTATGATGTCAGCGAACCGGCTGCTTCGCCTTACGTCATCGCAGTCGGCGGTACAACCCTGTACACCAACTCCGGCGCCTACAGCAGCGAGACCGTGTGGAACGAAGGCCTGAGCGCGATCGGCACCTACGACGACGCGGGCGACTACGATTCCACCAAGCGCCTGTGGGCAACCGGCGGCGGCTACAGCAAGTACGAAGCGGCGCCATCCTACCAGTCGGGTGTGATTGCTGCCGGCAAGACTACCCGCGGCTTGCCGGACATCGCGTTTGACGCTGCCAGCGCCAGCGGCGCCACCATCTACTACAACAGCCAGACCGGTACGGTAGGCGGCACCAGCTTGGCGGCGCCGATCTTCGCCGGCGTCTGGGCCCGCCTGCAATCGGCCAACAACAATGCCCTGGGTTTCCCGGCAGCCAGCTTCTACAAGTACTTCCCGGTTGCCGCCAACGCCTCGCTGCTGCATGACGTGACTTCCGGCACCAACGGCGCCAGCAGCTCGTACGGCTACAAGGCTGCAGCAGGCTGGGATGCAACTACCGGTTTCGGTAGCCTGAACATTGGCAACCTGAATACCTTCGTCAAGAACACCTCGGACTTTGCACGTTAA
- a CDS encoding DMT family transporter, whose protein sequence is MTISSASRSPNSSAKGLWFADLLLLLVAIVWGTSYGVAKDALVFYPVLGFVAIRFCMTFFLLLPSLRQLARPEGRAALRAGVPLGLILLAIFICETFGVALTQASNAAFLISLCVVFTPFVEWLVMAQRPPISAFVVAFVSLLGTWLLTIGSNLTFNLGDGLMLAAALLRAFMMVMTKRLTVDKDMSNLTLTAVQSGVVGFGCLLVASLFMQGGLPPLPSDPSFWVSTIYLVLFCTIFAFFAQNYGLRRSNPTRVSLLMGSEPVFGALFASFWLGEKLGALSWVGGALIVGATLWATLPRSMINFGAFFSTRNIKPENAPIIGAGIDSSQ, encoded by the coding sequence GTGACGATCTCATCTGCCAGCCGATCCCCCAACTCATCTGCCAAAGGTCTCTGGTTCGCCGATTTGCTGCTGCTGCTGGTTGCGATCGTCTGGGGCACCAGCTATGGCGTCGCCAAGGACGCGCTGGTGTTTTATCCGGTGCTGGGATTTGTCGCGATCCGCTTCTGCATGACCTTCTTCCTGCTGCTGCCCAGCCTGCGCCAGCTGGCCAGGCCCGAAGGACGGGCGGCGTTGCGTGCCGGCGTGCCGCTGGGCCTGATCCTGCTTGCCATCTTCATTTGTGAAACCTTCGGCGTAGCGCTGACGCAGGCTTCGAACGCCGCTTTCCTGATCAGCCTGTGCGTGGTCTTTACGCCTTTCGTCGAGTGGCTGGTGATGGCGCAACGGCCGCCAATCAGCGCTTTTGTGGTGGCTTTTGTTTCGCTCCTCGGCACCTGGCTGCTGACCATCGGCAGCAACCTCACATTCAACCTGGGCGACGGCCTGATGCTGGCGGCGGCTTTATTGCGCGCCTTCATGATGGTCATGACCAAACGCCTGACGGTCGACAAGGACATGTCCAACCTGACCCTGACCGCGGTGCAATCCGGTGTAGTCGGTTTCGGCTGCCTGCTGGTCGCCAGCCTGTTCATGCAAGGCGGGCTGCCGCCGCTGCCGAGCGATCCAAGCTTCTGGGTGAGCACGATTTACCTGGTGTTGTTTTGCACCATCTTTGCTTTTTTTGCGCAGAACTATGGACTGCGGCGCAGCAACCCGACCCGGGTTTCCCTGTTGATGGGAAGCGAGCCGGTGTTCGGCGCGTTGTTCGCTTCTTTCTGGCTCGGCGAAAAACTTGGCGCGCTGTCCTGGGTTGGCGGCGCCTTGATTGTCGGCGCCACTTTATGGGCCACATTGCCGCGTTCGATGATTAATTTTGGTGCGTTTTTTTCGACACGGAATATCAAGCCGGAGAATGCTCCCATCATCGGTGCGGGAATTGATTCCAGCCAATGA
- a CDS encoding glutathione S-transferase family protein, with the protein MTPNRRVTFFHSPNTRSTGARILLEELGADYQLHALNMKAGEQRGPAYLAINPMGKVPAIRHGEALITEQVAVFLYLADLYQDAGLTPALDDPLRGPYLRWMVYYGSCFEPAVVDRAQKHPPAAPSTCPYGDFDTMLATLTGQLAKGPYILGEKFSAADVLWGTALTWTTAFQLVPMSPLIQAYIDRVNARPAAQRVKALDAELAAQHASQVAAKA; encoded by the coding sequence ATGACACCGAACCGCCGCGTAACGTTTTTCCATTCGCCGAATACACGCTCGACCGGCGCCCGCATCCTGCTTGAGGAGCTGGGCGCCGACTACCAGCTGCACGCGCTCAACATGAAAGCGGGTGAGCAGCGCGGTCCTGCATACCTGGCGATCAATCCGATGGGCAAGGTGCCCGCGATCCGCCATGGCGAAGCGCTGATTACCGAACAGGTCGCGGTTTTCCTGTACCTGGCCGACCTGTACCAGGATGCCGGCCTGACGCCGGCGCTGGACGATCCGCTGCGCGGCCCGTACCTGCGCTGGATGGTCTACTACGGTTCCTGTTTCGAGCCGGCGGTGGTCGACCGGGCGCAAAAGCATCCGCCGGCGGCGCCGTCGACCTGCCCTTACGGCGATTTCGATACGATGCTGGCCACCTTGACCGGCCAGCTAGCCAAGGGACCGTATATCCTGGGCGAAAAATTCAGCGCCGCCGATGTCCTGTGGGGCACCGCGCTGACCTGGACCACGGCATTCCAGCTGGTGCCGATGTCGCCGCTGATCCAGGCGTATATCGACCGGGTCAACGCGCGCCCGGCCGCGCAGCGCGTCAAGGCGCTCGACGCTGAACTGGCGGCGCAGCATGCCAGCCAGGTTGCGGCCAAGGCCTGA